Proteins from one Oncorhynchus gorbuscha isolate QuinsamMale2020 ecotype Even-year linkage group LG18, OgorEven_v1.0, whole genome shotgun sequence genomic window:
- the LOC124003706 gene encoding uncharacterized protein LOC124003706: MVSTKNSFTLQHCIVWQSKQCLVKYPCPVSTPHSAGWGRNSTPFPLLLLLSLCLYLSPWKMKYANNRDMKHPLVRMRNVHSQSSLGSDTDSQPVLKEEEEEEVTLEEDKETEEEKEGDVLTDSELDPELPEEYSHGLEDLRWNLSSLEKAVYLSLPPWVQRALLCNLMAKCGVNNSFFPARLLSYLLLPYILPASIFLHVNYRVLCWLRQVPGKWLWPGVEMAVPFLLKLSHPRKNLMHRLWPSGPVRFWPGGPARLCPCNPIRLSPYNPVRLWPFNLIRFWPLCFLASAKETHTQFKSAENPPPQQRRRSVLRFQLSTTSTHYTTETPNTPTESHLDPLGFSLLFNLELAMDNQPNQPNHQSLLHQSERLLPLEYSPCIKEEAMASPHIPYMGVEEEEERMSQGGDEVEEGLALLRRLPVECANTGY, translated from the exons ATGGTGTCCACTAAAAATAGTTTCACCTTGCAACATTGCATAGTCTGGCAGTCCAAACAGTGCCTGGTCAAATATCCCTGTCCAGTGTCCACTCCACACAGTGCTGGTTGGGGGAGGAACTCGACCCCTTTTCCCCTGCTCCTACTTCTCTCTTTGTGCCTGTATCTATCTCCCTGGAAAATGAAATATGCTAATAACAGAG ATATGAAGCACCCTCTAGTAAGGATGAGAAACGTTCATTCCCAGTCCTCTCTGGGGAGTGACACCGACTCGCAGCCTGTcctgaaagaagaggaagaggaagaggtaacactagaggaggataaagagacagaagaggagaaagaaggggaCGTATTGACGGACTCAGAGCTGGATCCTGAGTTGCCTGAGGAGTATTCCCATGGCCTGGAGGACCTGAGGTGGAACCTGAGCTCTCTAGAGAAGGCTGTATATCTCAGCCTGCCACCGTGGGTCCAGAGAG CATTGCTGTGCAACCTCATGGCTAAATGTGGTGTAAACAACTCATTCTTCCCAGCCCGTCTGCTGTCCTACCTGCTGCTGCCCTACATACTGCCAGCCTCTATCTTTCTCCATGTCAACTACAG GGTGCTGTGTTGGCTCCGCCAAGTTCCAGGGAAGTGGCTATGGCCGGGTGTGGAAATGGCTGTGCCATTCCTTCTAAAGCTCTCTCACCCCAGGAAGAACCTCATGCACAG GTTGTGGCCCTCTGGTCCTGTCAGATTTTGGCCCGGTGGTCCTGCCAGGTTGTGCCCCTGCAATCCTATCAGGTTGTCGCCCTACAATCCTGTCAGGTTGTGGCCCTTCAATCTTATCAGATTCTGGCCCCTATGCTTTCTGGCATCTGCCAAAGAAACACATACACAGTTTAAGAGTGCAGAGAATCCTCCTCCACAGCAGCGCCGTCGCTCTGTCCTGCGGTTCCAGCTGTCCACCACCAGCACCCATTACACAACCGAGACCCCCAACACCCCAACCGAGAGCCACCTTGACCCCCTGggcttctccctcctcttcaacCTGGAACTAGCGATGGACAACCAGCCCAATCAGCCCAACCACCAGTCTCTACTCCACCAAAGCGAGAGGCTGCTGCCACTGGAGTATAGCCCCTGCATAAAGGAAGAGGCCATGGCCTCCCCACACATCCCCTACatgggggtggaggaagaggaggagaggatgtctCAGGGAGGGGATGAGGTAGAGGAAGGGTTAGCTCTCCTCCGCAGGCTTCCTGTGGAGTGTGCCAATACTGGCTACTAA
- the LOC124003513 gene encoding 60S acidic ribosomal protein P2-like, with translation MRYASAYLLAVLGGNTSPSSKDIKTILGSVGIEAEDERLDKVVNELNGKDINEVMNSGLSKLASVPAGGAVVAPAAAGSAAAGVSPTAAEEKKEKEESEEGSDDDMGFGLFD, from the exons ATGCGTTACGCGTCCGCTTACCTCCTGGCTGTGCTCGGTGGCAACACCAGCCCCTCCTCCAAGGATATCAAGACCATTTTGGGGAGTGTAGGAATCGAGGCCGAAGATGAGCGCCTAGACAAG GTTGTCAATGAATTGAATGGAAAAGATATCAATGAAGTCATGAACTCTG GTCTCTCTAAATTGGCCTCCGTGCCAGCAGGTGGTGCTGTGGtggctcctgctgctgctgggtCTGCTGCAGCTGGAGTTTCTCCTACTGCTG cggaagagaaaaaggagaaagaggaaTCTGAAGAGGGATCTGATGATGACATGGGATTTGGACTCTTTGATTAA